The Euphorbia lathyris chromosome 4, ddEupLath1.1, whole genome shotgun sequence genomic interval ATCAGTCTTCTGGGTAAGGCACATGATCTGCCTGAGGATGCAAAAGATTTGGGAAGCATAACGGTTGAATTTTCTCACCTGAACGAAAactaaatgaacaaaaaaaaaagacaaaattaGAGGGTCTAGATTTATAGGACTTGTAATTAGATACAATTTTCCGAACTACAAAATTTTTAAAACTCCTCATAAGTGCACTCTGGTTTTTATGCAGTGAATTTAAGTGTTATATGAATTTTTTCTCTCAATACTTACATCATAAAGTGTATCAACAATCTTCATTGGACCGGTAAAATTAGAGGATCGGAGTAGCTGTATTCAACATCAAGAGGGTCACAAGAGCAGTGCCATCTACCTGAACTGAACCCAAGGAAGAATGCAAAACAGTAGAATAAGTAACATTAGGAACATTTTTTTGGGTTAGCAATCGAAATATCAGTCACTAAGTAGGTGATTGGTAAAGATTGACAAGTTGTTTTTAATGCACGAATCACAAAGTTCAGCAAACATCTAATTGTTTTGACCAAAAAAATTAACATGGTCAATATTATAGTAAAAACATCTAGGCCTGTAGATGCATTTTTCTAAAATGGATGTGAATTCCTGTGACATCATATATCCTGGACATACATCAAGTTCAAAGTATGAAATTTAATAACATATTTGTTCACACATTGAGTAACAAGTCATTAAATCTAATGATTGATCAACATCAAATATTCTCAAATTCGGGAAAACATTTCAAGCAATATAAATGATGAAATTATGATCATCGATCAATAGCAAATATTCTCATATGAGACATCATTATAGTTCAAAAGGCCAGTCAGTTTTAACTTGCCTTAATGATAACTAAATAAGCTTCCAGTGGTTGTGTTCCATTAATCCTAACAATATTGCTCTAATGCTAGGCTAGAAatatcaataaataataatacataaATGGAAATCTCTGCTAAATAGCTAGTCAAAATCCTTTTTGGTCATTAAGTAAAATAGAAACATAGCCCTGTTTGTGAgtttaaaaactataaaatgcCCTCTGCAACTTGTTTAGTGTTCAATTAACTCAAGTTTAGTCATTCatatgaatttaaatatcatCACTTGCTCCACTTTTAAATAGGAGAAGGTGTTGTTAAGAATATCATTCCAAACATAACTAATTTGCAACTGTCTGCTAGATtgaaaaacgagaaaaagaAACTCTCCAAACAAGGCAAGGCAAAAGCAGCTGTCTGCCAGATtgaaaaacgagaaaaagaAACTCTCGCTATCAACCAAATAGTAAATAGCTAAAGCGAATATAGTAGTGTATCAACTGAAAATGTACCTTTCCCGAACCATTAATGGCACTTCCACAAATATCACGACCAGTGAGTGGCAATGGTATACAAGCGGCCTTCAGAAATAAATCCTTATCAGCCAGGAAGCAAAGCAGAAATTCAGCATGTTTCATAAGAAAATAGAATTGGAGGCAATATTGAAACGTGTATAGGAGTAGGCTTAGCGTAACCTAAAGCCTCACAGGCCCGAAGCAAAGGGCGAGACAAATTGAGCTCCATAAAGGAATTCACATGGAAAGAAGTCCCTTCTGACAGTGCGAAAAACGGTTTGCTTTCATTTACATTACTCGCCTCATAATCATCCTCTTCTGGTCTGTAATCTTCCtgcaaaattaagaaaaaaaataataataacaaaaactCTGATTATGAAATCTTCGCAACCTAGGAACGCAGATTATGAACCCAAAATCAGAAACAATTATCCATTAACCCCACAATCAGAAACAATTATCTATTAACCCAAAAAGCATAACTAATTTGCAGGTAACAGCAAAAGCACAATGAAAACAACTTACCATAGACGAAACTAAAAACACTTGCAGGTTCAAAGACAAACCCCACAATCAGAAACAATTATCTATTAACCCAAAAAGCATAACTAATTTACAGGTAACAGCAAAAGCACAATGAAAACAACTTACCATAGACGAAACTAAAAACACTTCAAACAAAATGAATGCTTCAATGCCAACATCAAACACTTCAAGTGCTAATACAGCTTATTTAAAATACCAGAAACCCTATAAATAAGCAATTAAGAGTCAATGAAACGGACAAAATAAGAGCTAGACTGATACTGACATCCCTCATAGCTTCCATTAAAGAGAATGGGAAGCTCTAGAACTCGGAAAAAACGATTGACTATCCAAATCAGCTAATTTACGATAAGAAACAGAATCAAGCCGAGAGACTCGCCAATTTCAATatcaatttcaataaaaaaaataaaaacttaccAATTTTCAGCTGTTGTGATCGACTAATAGGTTCTTCTAGTTAAGGAGCACTGGTTGCACATATCCTTCTAATTTCCATAGACATTGCGATTAAGTGAAGCTAGGTTCCCATGAGGAGCACAACCCTTATAACAGGTTGGGGTTTGAAATACCAAAAAAGGGCTCATCGGAGGTTGACCAGATGGTCAGTTAAAAAGTTACgggataaatgggagatatcgGGATAGTTCGAAACCCATCAAAAGGAGAAAAGCTTCAGAAGCGGAAGCCATCGTCGACGACTTGAAGAATCACcattgttgccgtgtgacctgaggtcacgggttcgagtcttaggagcggcctcttgccaattaaattggcaagggaaggcttgcccccaatacacccttgtggtgggacccctccccggaccctcgctcagtggggacgcgtaatgcgaccgggccgccctttttttttttttattaaatacaattttatatttttcttttgcttaaaAATATATCACCGacatctctttctctctcctttctTTCCTATTTAATTTTAGTCCAAATATAATTCAAATATCCaagtatatattatatataaaagtccctaaatggcccTAAAAATTTGCAACCACAAAATATATTTTGAGACCATTCAAGTCTCAAATGTATTTCACAAATGAGATTCTCAACTTTGCAACCGCAACATGTGCTTTGCAACCACCTCGGTTGCAACATTGCAACCGATTTTCATGCGGTTGCAAATATCGGTCTCTAATTACAGTTTTTCATGTAATGAAACACAACTGGAAGACACCAAATTTGAAATGAAAAGACTTTGGTCCTGTTTGGaaattagctgattacattagctgttaactgattacattagctgatttgactagctgtttgtgtagacttgtttggtaaaaattagctgattgataatagcagTTTGTGCAAAAAaaacgaataagggcatttctttttttaattttaggaccTCTAAACTAAAAGTAGgattaaagaagtccattaattttaatattgcaaaacgctaattgaaaaagctcatgagctttttctaaattagcgttttcatcccaaaactctctctcaaacatctctccaccaaacactccaatcagcagtttcagtggtcaaaccgctaaagttggtcaaaaccgctttttttatcccaaaatgctctttaccaaacagggcctttCACGTTTGAAGGACTCAAGAGACACATACATTATGGACATGTATATAGTCATCGGACATACAGCCAAAATATTCAATTAGATTATAGTCTTTGAGAGCAACCACTGTAATGGATGAGGAAAGCAAAAGGCAGAAGTCGGAAGACGAGGAAGAAGACTTAATCAGTGCATTGCCGGACTCCCTCATTCAACATATCCTCTCCTTTCTGCCATCAACCAAAAAAGCTATTCAGACTAGCCTTTTATCTAAGAGATGGCACCGTCAATGGACTAGTGTTCCGGTTCTCATCTTTTCATCAGTCTGGTATGCCTGACGAAAAATTCTCTAGATTTATTGACAATACTCTACTTCTCTACGACAGATCCAAGATCAAAAAATTTCACATACAATCACATGGTTATAACGTTGCAAGTGATCCTCACTTTAATTCCAAACTCCTTTTCGTGATCAGAAAAGATGTGGAGGAGCTTATATTTGACTGCAAAAGAACGTTCAGGTTACCGGAATTCATGTTCAACAGTGTttccttggttaaaatgcagATTTAtaagtgattttattgtttCACTGCCTAATAGGAGTGTAAGCTGGGCACATCTTAAGTCATTGAATATAAAAGGTTGTAGGTTGTCTGGTAAAGAGATTCAAAATATTCTACTTGGTAGTCCGTCACTTGAATCGTTTGAAAAAAAATGCCATACTCTGTGTAAAGTGGATGGTATTTCTTCAAAATCTTAGAAAAAGTTGGTGTCGAATTGTTCTTGGTTGTCTGTTATTCAAATTTCTTGCCCAAATCTAGAGGAAGTGCAACTTTTTGGTTGTTATGGTAGACGATTTAGAAGTCACAATAATCACAGTGCAAATTAGCCTTGTTAGAATTATCAGGTTTGGATCCAGAATTGTTAGATTGGTTGCCCTGTGATTTAGAAGTAGAGGTTTGAACAGAATTAGAAAACACGAAATGAGAAGCAGAAACAAGATTTATCAATACACATAAGCATAGAAAGTGCTTTGGTAACAGGAGGAAGAGGATCCACTAACAAGACTTGATTAATCACATGTTCATAACCTGGATTATTTTTCCAGAAAAAAAATGCATCAgctgatcttcatcttcaattccTTGAATAATTTTCCTCATATCACCACAAGTACAATTTGGAATTGGTCTAATAACACGCAATTCATCACGAAATcgtttgattttgttaaaatattCAACAACAGTGCAATTGCTTTGAACAACAGAATTAATTTCTCTTTTCAGTTGAAAAATTAATGGACCATTGCTAGTTCCATATTCAGAGGCAATTTCTTTCCACAGTTCTCGTGTAGAGGATGCGAAAAGAAAGGTTTCAACAAGATCCTCGGAAAGAGAGTTTATAATCCAGGAGAAAACCATACTGTGGTTATATTCCCAATTTTCATACTCTTTAGTACCTGGAGAAGGTTCTAAATCATGCCTTTGGCATGAAGAGCAAGCATCATGCTCCTCTTCCAAGAGATGTAATTATTTCCATTTAAGAAAGTAGAAACAAGAATCAAACCCGGATTTTCATTGTGTGATGCTAACACAAACCCATCTCTATCATCTGTGTGACCTATGGTTGAATCTCCTCCTTGATCTCCTGGCATTGAAATTTCACGATCGGATTCTGGATCtgaaatttgattttgattttgctaCCTTGAATCTTCAAGATTTGAGTCACTAGAAACAGAATCAATGTCAGTATCTTCTACTTCAGGAGGAACGGCTTCTTCTTCCGGAATAGGATCTGCCCGCAATACATTTGCATAAGTCTTGCTTAGCATAGTTCACAGAGTTATGAAAAGACCATGCTCTGATATCATCATAGTTTCATAGAGAAAGAGAGAATCCAGAAATTGTAAAAGATTTCTTATTATTTCTCTTAATGAACTTTTACAATGAGTCCCTATTTATATTACATTTGAATGCCATGTCAGCGAagtcttttatttctatttacAAATCTAAGAAACATATTTTTGAGAAACCAACCTTGGAGATAAAAGATTGCTAAAGGTCCCTTTGATTTACTTGCTATTTGCGGTTTCTATTTGCTGTTTTGATTTTCTATAGAAAAAGCTATTTTCGCAGAAAACACCGATTCTATGTTTTAACAAAAAGTTGATTTTCATGTGTAGAAGGCAAACactcaaattaaataaaagctAAGGTTGCATTTAAGGTTTGGTTAAGTTTGTACAATCTTCCATCTTATGTCAATGGGGGCTACAAATTGCTCTGTTAAGATTGCATTTCCATGAGTAAAATTGGATGCTAGAAGTAAGGACTTCAGACATACCAACTCTCCTAAAGAATATTCAAAAGGATCGGGtcttaacgacctgaaaatgaaaattttcaagaattaaaattgtttaatatcatattttctatggaactacattttttattttggaaaatcatcttttttggaactttctctctctaaacattaactttctctctttaccaaacatcatctaaacaatctcaaaataaaaaagttgaagaattaaagttgctaaCAGTGTAACCTTTCATGTAAGCAAACATGAAGTTGGGTTGGATTTCTTGGTGATGTTGTGGGTGAGATTGGTCAATGGAATGAGATGTGAGTGTCAGATATTGATATAGATCTATGATTTTCACTTAATTGGTTCCAGTTTGACCATCTCAATGGACATTTTAATGTGGAAAAAGAGGTGTTGAAGctaatatacaaaaaaaaaatctatttgaaactaaacaactaaagaATTGGTCAATAcagtatatataattaaatattttaatttagttaTCTATTAGCAGGTGCTGTAGAAGAAGCCGCTACTGTTTTTACCAGACCTACTTTTTCCTCTTCTTAATTAATTATAGTGTATGCTAATTGAacttatttacatatatacaatgataattaattatttgaatttagTTCTCTATTACCAGGTGCTGCAGAAGAAGGCGCTCCTGTTTTTACCAGACCAACAGTTCTCTTAATAATCTGCTTCAACTGAATTTGTTGTTTATTATCTTTTCATTTGTAACATTTTCTGTTTTAGCAATAGGAGAAATGACAGATCTTATAAGTAGATAACTACATCTCagtggttgcaaaaaaaaaagacccAGATCCGAATATTTAGAGAGGTTTAAATGTTGAAGATTGAATTACAAGTGCTTATCTACAAATTTGGAGTTTCAAAACATATATGTTTcatgtgttgtttgtttttcttgtgcCTTTAGTGGTTTGTTCCTTACTTTTTCTTGTTGTAATTGATGTTTAATTATCTATGAAATGATGATGTACATattgatatataaaaaaaagtctaCAATACATTTCAGTTCAATCAGCAATGCACCCATATAAACAATTATCTATCCTTACTCAAGACCTAAAACTATATTGTGCCAATTAAATTTAGCCTTAAATAACTTATCGACCTCTTAAACTTTTACAAAGTAACTATTTGGCCTCATGGTCGACTCAACATTTGTAGCGGAATTCAACCATTAATGGCACAATATATATGCTGACAATAGCCGCAATGACACTTACTCATCTACTCCATTACTTCGTTCTGACTTAAGTATAGAAAATTAACACTAAATTACAAGGGACTGATTTAGCGGGTGCTTTAAGCAATGTAAACAACTTATTTAGACTATATGTGCCAAATGCACAATCATGTGCAAAAAGTCAATTATTGGAATAGCAATTAACATAAATCATaaattgaaatacaaataaTGTTTTAACATAGAAATGTGTAAAGTCTAAATCCAAATGATCATAGATTGATAAAAACAATAGAGTTCTAAATCCCAACAAAAGACTTACATTAGAAATAGTCATTAAACCATAATCATCCCATTTTGACTAAGGTATTTCAAAAATGAACAAAACTACACAAACATTTCTATTTATTTAGAGCACTAACACCTCAATAATTGCATTTTGAGAACATCTTGGCAAGGCTGACAATATTTTAAATACTTGCAACCTAGAAGTTGTTTGATTATCTTGCAACACAACCACCATCTTTTCCAGCACTCTTGAATTGTtaagtaaaaattgaacaaaatttaataaatgCTCACGTTTCCCATCCTTCGCTGGAAAGCCAATGATCTTAATAATTTTCATATGCAATTCCAAACAATTGAAAACTGTTGCATTTGAAATCCAGTAAATGTTCCCAATTTTGCGATGCGCCTAACAGTGGAAATTGTTAGACCAAAGAAATTAATAATACATGCAAACTAAAGATatagatatttattttttattttttttgaaaccaacATATAGATATTTATTAAACTCTACAAATAAAGTATTGAACTAATTTTGATATTTAGAATTGAAATGGTTCCAGAAATTACCCTATGAGAGTAAGACGGTATATTGATCACTAATTTCTCAAGCACAGGTGAAATACGAAGTAGATAGGCAATTCCAGAATGATGCTTTATTAAATGAGGAGAATTCAGAGTCAAACATTTAATGTTTAACACTGGTGAAAACCGATCTCTCACCTTCATAGCTGACAGTACCTATAAACATGATGTGGAAATGGAAATCAACAattatttttttgtaaaaataaatttaaaatgaaaacTCAATAAAACTTATTGCTAAGGATTAAatgctttttttttctaaagttACCTCAATAAACCAAGTTACGACTTTTAGCTCCTTCACATGCTTAAGCTGGTGCAAAATGTCTCCAATCATTCTTTTATAAGTTTTTAGCATCCAAGGATGGTACAAATAAATAGTAGCACAAAGTGAAGATGGCAAATTTAGCAACTTAGCTGTTTTAACCTTCAAACCACCCTCAAGGTTTAGTTCCTCAAGTTGTGGATATGAAATTTCTATATCCAGATCATTGTCCATTGCTCCTAAAACCAATCTTTTTAATGATTTGGAAGCAATGACCAGTTTTTCAATCCCAAGACAGAAGTTTAATTTGAATGATTCCAGTAACAAACTGCTAGATACAACATTTTCAACTGATTGAGCAAATAACTCTGGGTCATCTATAGCCACACCATTGAGAGATAATTCTTCAAGGTTCGGACATGAAATTTCAAGAGCAGAAATGTTGGCCCTGTAGATATATTTTATAACCAATATTTTCAAAGATTTGGAAGCAATAACAATTTTCTCAAAAAGACTGACTTAATTCTAAGGATTTGAGTAATGGAGAGCCACATAAAATATGTTCCATGGCGTGATGAGTCAATTTACAACATCTTATATTCAACACAGTGAGACGCTGCCAATCTACCTTTCCATTAGGTATAAACCAACAACTTTCCGTGCTTAATTTAACCAATGAAGCATTGTTGAAAAGGTATTCCGGCAATATATAACTGTCTTTCGTCATTGAACTGACATGTAAATCCTCCACGTGTTTTGTAGTTGCAAAAGAGATTTTGGAAGCAAATTGTGGATCCTTCTTATCataatcataaaaatattgaaggTGGAATTTCTCTATCTTTAAGCAGTCGTGCACTAGTACAAAAATGGCCTTTGGCAACGGTTGTTTTTGGCCTTTGGCAACAGTTTCTAAACCGTTGCCAATGTAAGCGATGCCAATAAGTGGCATCAGTTTTGTAAACCGTTGCCAATGAGCTGACTTTTGGCAACGGTTGTTTACCAAAACCGTTGCCAAATACCACTCGATTCGAGTGTGTCGGAAGTGCCCATGGTGTCGGTTTTCCTTGTAAACCGATGCCAAAGGTAAGAGAATGGCAAcagatttttattaaaatcgttGCCATTGATCAATGGCAACGATTTTTCTTATAAACCGTTGCCATTTGTAGTGCTCTGGCAACGGTTTTCTATTAAAACCGTTGGCAAAGATCAATGGCAACGGCTTTTCTATTTAGAACGTTGCCAAATATCATAAAACCGTTGCAAAAAATCTTTCATTTGGCAACGGTTTAAGCATAAAAGCGATACGAGTAATAAAactattacaattgcaatataTTAGCcaatattatttctaaaattataACTGATATAATAATTAACAAACCCATATCAatgataaattttttaaaatttattatttgtaataaatataataattagatatgattaaaaaaaaattaaaagttactAAACAATATTAACATACAAATTAATTTCTAACAAAATATGCCCGTACACTAATTCTTGCACTTGCATTGGTCTTCGAAAGGCTGCTATTACCATCAATATCCTTAGCTGATGTACTGCTATTACCATCAATATCCTTAGCTGATGTACTGCTAATTTTAGGGGAAGTTCCATTACCGGATTTTGAGGCCATCGAAAGGAAACAGATCGGTTACATAGGTCAGAATGGGAAAACCCATTGCTCAGGTTCAAGCATGTTTGATCCACCAGCAGTTGACTTACTTTCAGTCCAATCTTCATAACTATATACAGCAGAGTTGCAGATTTCCTAGAATTCATGAAGTAAAAGTGATTATCACACAATCAATTTCTAGAGTTCGAATTGAATATTTACTAACTACACTAGAGCGTAAATTCAGAAATGAGATAGTGTAACAGGAAGTAAATAGCAAAAGAAGAGATGGATCAAATTCAAAAGCTTGGTGAATTATATGTCATATTCTCAACACATAAAGGCACAAAAACAAAGTTACTAGTTCATCCCTCTCAATAAAATTAACCCGCCAAAATATAGAATTATATTGATTAAGGAACTATATAGAAAAAGAGGCTTACAATCATAGAACTACATGAATGAAGACCCAGAAAAAACACCACTTCCAAACAATCAGAGGATAccaaaaagaaattaagaaaaatatcaGTAAAGTAAAAGCAGAATACTCCACGTTAATTCTCAACTAAAGCATGAAAATTCAGACTTGAAGCCAAGAAAATCAATCCATTGGCTCAACAATGCAGTTCTTTTTACAGTTATTTAAGAATTAGGgaaaaagaagatgaagaagataataACAAGGTAAAGATAAAAGTCACACTAGAGGTGACAATGGGGAGGGGATTATTCGAAAACTGTGGGTATCCGAACCGACGGGGATGAAGAATAACCGAAAAAAGTGGGAATGGGGATAGGGACAAAGGACATTTTCCCCGAAGCCTAAATGGGGGATTGCTATATCCATCCCGTGGTTATCCCCGCCCCGTTCCCGTTAAATCCCAGTGAGAAATCCGCAAATAATTACTAgtgattattttaaaattaaaaaggtTAGATTATTAATATTTACTCACTACTTACTAAtacattatattatatttttgtgtCATTCTTATTGACTAATTATTGTCGTTAGACAATATTTTCTAAGCCTTGGTTGAAAACATGTCTAAGCAAAGTAAAGGTGTATACTTAGTGAAGAAATAATGCTTGTTAATGCTTAATTTGTTAGACTTTTAAGACCTGTATCATGTAATTGTTATATACTGCTTGGTTCCACCGAATATGCTTGCTAATGCTCAAGTATGATTGCTGATTGTTCTATCATGTAATGCTTGCTAATGCTTAATTTGTTGGACTCTTAATTTGCTAATGCTCAAGTTTCTGGTTACTTTATAACCagtttctatttttataattgtattttttaaccattatttaattgtactttttttttaattaatgtcattaattttttttgggcatAGGGTTTTCCCGTTACCCGCGGGGATCCACATGGGGAGGGGATAGGTATGAAAAATTCCCCTAATTATTTAATGGGATTCCCCGAACGTAAACATTGGGGACGGAGTAGGAAATGCATTCCCGTCCCCACCCCGCACCGTTGCCACCCCTAAGTCACACAGATTTCAAATCAAAGACCCACCTTACTGGATCCAGAACCTCACATAAACCCAGATGGTAAAAACAAAAAGCAAACATAAGCAAAACCCCAGCAAAGCAAATCAGAAAACAAGCGAAAAATGAATAGAAAAAGGGAGCACAAAAAAGAGGAAGTACCTGGGTTGGGTTCAAAAAGATGGGAGCTTTGAGAGTGTGGGGCTTAAGGAGAGCACTGAGTTAGTAGTGATTGAAGGAGGACTGTAGAGAGAGATAAGAGAAGGCAATGTATGAGTGCTCCCTCTCCCTAAAATGTGTGGAGagataaaagaagaagaaagctaTGGtctctagagagagagagttgggTCTACCATGTAAAGAAAGAGAATACAAAGACTAAAATCAAATCATACCTGGAACTTGTGTATCAGCAACGTCAATCTGTTCCACCTCAACCTGAAGAAATACCAAACAACTCTGCTCACTACTAATTAAGGCATGAACATTAAGTTTAAGTTCAGGATTGTATAGAATTAGATATTCTCCAATAAGTTAAACACAAACAACAACTTATCTGCATTATTAAGGAAATCTGTCAATCTCAGTTTTATTTtaacataaaaacaaaactaatgaTTAACTAAAAACTGGAGATCAAAGAGATTAATTCAAACCTGTTTTGATCACTGCACATGAGTACTACATAACTATTTTGGCCTTtgaaaatgctaaaaaaattgCAGTTTGTTCTGTCAACTCGTCAGTGGCTAAAGCTAACAAACAAAATGGCCCCaatttacttctcattgatgtATTTTCACCACTACACATCGTTTTAAGATCAACATGAGTTGGGTTTAGGGAATCAGCCTCTTCGAATTCGGACAATTCGAAGTCAGCATCTACATCTGCCTGTTTTAAGTTATAAGGAAGCACGCAATCATCATAGTACCAGAATAACAGTTTACACAAAATAAGAATGATAAATTGGAACTTCTTATTGATGAAGAGCTACTACTCACCTCTGAAGCATTTATGTCTCGAATTTCTAATATTGATCCACCATCAAGTGTCTCTTGCTGGATGTTAAGTTTCTTCCCACGTAGTTCATTGATCTCTTCTATTGGCCACT includes:
- the LOC136228033 gene encoding beta-fructofuranosidase, insoluble isoenzyme CWINV3-like isoform X2; this translates as MVLGKISLIALKMMSRKDSLDFRQFLGKQLLEWPIEEINELRGKKLNIQQETLDGGSILEIRDINASEVEVEQIDVADTQVPGNLQLCCI
- the LOC136228033 gene encoding fructan 1-exohydrolase-like isoform X1, translated to MVLGKISLIALKMMSRKDSLDFRQFLGKQLLEWPIEEINELRGKKLNIQQETLDGGSILEIRDINASEVEVEQIDVADTQVPVLLQSLLTQCSP